GCTGTCCCAAATGCTAAGGTACTATGGCCCATGCATTGTCAAACATTTATATTAACGTTTTATTATTTCAATACATATTATACACCAAAGTACAATACAAGGTGCGTCTCTTTTCTTGTAATATGGAGATATGGACAGGTGCCAATTGACAGATCGAAGAAGCAAAAGTGATCAATTTGCATACTTTATTGAACAAGTGGATGCTGTATCTTTGTACTTGCCTTCTACGATATTCGAAATGCGATAGTGATTGCCTTGATGGCCTCTGCCCTCCTATGGTGCATTTCTATGCCCTCCTATTttatgcggtcacggttaagccacgttaatattttatatttttattattttttgttttattatcttattaaaaaattaatataaaatattgacgtggtttaaccgtgaccacacaaaataggaaGGCATGGAAAGGCACCATAActaagagggcagacaatccaaatCCGATGGCCTGTGAGGGGTACAGACAATTATTTGTCATACTTTGACTTTGCTTGAGTTTTCTCCGACTTCGTGTAAAACTTTGACTTTCCTTTTAGATATTAAACTTTAACTTTTCTTTTAGATATTTTTCAAAAAGCAATTTCAATAGTTTAAAAATAggaagttttaatgaaaaagatttgaggtaactttttcttaacaaaaaaaccattaacaacttttatttaatgaaaagagcttgacatttaatgaaaatgacacaaGGAACATACAACATgcccaaaaaaacaaaagtccCACGGGCTGAAGCAAAGCCCAACATGCGACATCAAAATTTTCTTCCAGCTTTGCCCTTGACAGATGTTAACCAAAATCTGTTAATATAACTTcatattatttatgaaattaccaTCGAGCCCAAAagtcaaataaaacaaaaactaattcattttcaactttttttttttcgtgaaaCGGTTGCAGTCATTCCACCAATTGAAAACTCATATCATGACAAATTTTATTCCcaatttgataatttattttagCATTTGCTCCAAAGCTGGCGACCCACATTTGCTAGAACAAAATAACCATTCACTAGACCATAACTGCCATAGATCTGcaattaactttttttatttacggGTCGTGTTTAACATTCTTTAGGAATAAAAATTGCCATGTTGTTTGTTCCAAATATTTATTCACCtttgaccccaaaaaaaaaaattattcgtaAAAACTTAACAGcttaaaaatattcaaaagacTAATTTCAGTAATGTCTTCCAAAGACAATTTACAAACTCAACTGTAGAAAAAAAACATAGCAAATTAAACGGCATCAACACAATTTTTatgcaaaataattatgaaGTGCAGGTACTCCCTGCAATTTGCAACAACTAGGTCATTTCAAACACAAAAAACTGTCATGGTTGCAAGCAACCATTTCTTATTTGACAATTGGAAAACTTTCACATACACCATATTTTTACCCAAAAGCATTGCATCACCTCAAAGCTATTGGAGCAATGCTTTcctcttttaaaatttaaaccaaatgtCAGTTTATAATGTAGATCATATACAGTTAACAACTACATGTAAGAAATGACAGACCACCAACTCAAGATATCGTATCACTTGCTCAAATAACTTTCCCTctggccctcccagattcccgagccctctggcctgccctcggttggagacggttttagggccaTTTTCGATCCTCTGGCCCTCTAGACcgttcggttggagatggtcttagactACCCAGCCAACGTTTTTCAAGCCTTGAGCCTGCCGGTGATGGGCGATGTCAGCGCTCATGCGCACCAGAAAGGCCAATgactttttcttccttttgcttCAATCACTGGAAAATTCAACGGTCTGATGCTCTGAGAGGTTGAGCCATCTGTAACGTGAGCCCAAACTTCTCCTCCATGTTCATGGTCTCTGGTATAACTTCATCTTCAAGCTTCCAATCAGATGAGTTGATAAGTGACCCAAACATCAAATTTAACATCCGCATTGCCAATGGCAACCCAGGACATATTCTCATCCCGCCACCAAAAGGAATAAGTTTGAGGTTCCGGCCTAAAACATGTCTATAACATTATCAGTCACGTAGACACATTTTAGGAATAGGATAATGAATATGAAGACACATTTATTTTGAGTTTTTCTGTTAGATTATGTACATGATATGTATAAGAGTTTGAACAGttgactaaaaaaaattaaaaaatatatattaatgcTCTATTACTTCGATACATGTCGTACATCGAAGTATAGTAGAAGACGCGTTTCTTTCCTTATGAAATGGAGAAATGGACGGGTGCCAACTGACCGATTTGCATGTATTATTGAACAAGTGGATGCTGTATCTGTACTTGCCTTCTACCATGTTCGAGATGTGAGAGTTATCGCCCTTGATGGCCGGTGAGGGGTACAGACAATTATTTGTAATACAGATGGTGGAGTTTTGTCCGACATCGGGTAAAACTTCGACTTTTCTTTCAGatattaaacttttatttttcttttagatattttttctaaaagcaaTTACAATCGTTTATAAGTATTTACCAAGTAAGGATATGTTTCCAATCACGTAAATTGGTGTGTGAAAATGTTATgtgtttttttatattaaaaaattaaatgactTTATATGTGCTTAAAAAGATTATATTATTTCCCTTATGGtcaattaattttgaattgaaacatcaacTTTCTTAATTATTGAGTGACATCGTGGACATTCacatcatttaaattaatcagtttattcaattaaaatcaatttaaaaaactaaaaattaaatgattaatttaaaaaaacaatcaaagagaaggagaaggaaggaagtgaaagagaaggggaaggaaggatCAGACTTGAAAGCAAACTCCTTGGAGCTCCAACCGATGGGCTATCTGGGTTGTGCTTCTCCTCCGATCTTTGAACCTCTCGTCCTCCTCCGTTCAGTTTGTGATCCACCTGAGAAGCCCCGAGAAACTCcatcagtctctctctctctctctctcatattttTGTTCATTTAATTGCATAGTGTTGTTTAGCTAGAAAGAATTAAGCAATTTCGATTTAATTTCTACGTCCTCGATTGCAATGTGCGAGAATTTTGTTATTTGCACTGCATCTACTGAAATTGTTTTGTGCACAAAAATCATGAATCTTTCACTTTAAAGACTGTAACTTTACTTTAATTAGCTTCTGCTATCATTACCCAAGTTCTAAAATATGAGTGTACCCATGCTTATATTCGGTCAAATTGTAATATAAAATTGGAAACAAAGTGGAATTTTGTTATATTAGAGATTGTAGTAAGTTACAACTTTCAGACCAATTCTGAGAGTTTTGGTGTTGAATTTCAGAGGTGCAGGCAACTGGAAAAATTACACATGAAATTttccatcattttaaaaacCAAGTTGATTTCAATTGTGGTGATGAAGAATTGAAAGCAAACTCCTCGTAAAACCCAGAGGAGTCGTGGAACCAAACTCATCGTAAACTCCAGTCATAATttaagcagtttttttttttttttaattattggtttTTTAAACTGATTTTAATTGAATACAAGTTCTGATTAATTGAAatgatgtggacagccacatcaaatgccacctaaCATGATATATAATTGTGGTATTATTACATGGTATATATTGTAATTGTTATTTAACCGGTGCAAGGCCAAATTTTGAGTTCAATTAGCGAGCAATCTTGCTTTATAGCATGCAATAAAAAAGAGTGGTATTATTCACAGACTCTCTTAATCTCTGACCGTCGAATCGAATGAGTTATAAAacattaattaacaaaaattaacaagtatATGCGGGAGTTAACCACTTGaattaatcatattcataagACATATATTTCCTACCTCAAAGGTAAATTCGAAACCAAAATCCATAAATTACAGGGCCTGTACATTCCGCTCTTTCAAaagtaataaaacaaaaagaataaaacGACGATACAACACTGAAATTTACAGCACCGTGGGAGTTAACACTGGTAAACAGAATAGCTTTTGCTCTTCCATAAAAACCTAAAAGGTTTGCTCATCTTTCTTCTTGAGAAGGATTTGCATAGCGGCTTGCTTTCCGGAACAGACATGGGCTTGTCACTATTTTCGACCGACAGATGCACCTCCGGCTCAGGGGGTGCTTGGTCTCTTTGTCTCTGCTCACGGAACAGCATTAACAGCTTCTGAGCCTTCTCTTTTCCTCTTGATGTGCCATTGACGGAAATAGACACCAATGACGGAATCACCCCTTCCTTGAGGACCATCTGACTGCATTTCTCGCTCCCGTTACACAACATATACAGACATGAGACAGCTTGCTCCTGCTCAATGGGTTGTTCAGCCTCCAAAATTGTTGCTAGTGCACTGATAAGACTTGAATTCGACATCATTTCATCTCTGGCAGAACTACTTGATCCCAAATTTATCAAAACAGCTATACATTTTTCTGTCCACATTTGGTCACCAGAGTCCGCAAGAAGGGATTGAAGACCACTGATAATACCAGCTGAAATAAGTTTCGGTATATTTGACTGGACACCCGATAGATTGTACAGGGCGTGGAGGGCATCAAGCTTACATTGGGTTTCAACATCAGCTCGAAGGAGCTGGGTTAAGAAAGAGACAGCCGGACTTGTTCCAATAATAGGCTTGGCTTCTTCAAGGCAGGAGAGATTCAGATACAGGGCTGCCGCAGGTCCTTGAGAACTGGGATTGGAGATCATTTCCTCCAGCAACGAAATTACCCCTGATGTTAACATCGTTTCCTTGTTTctggaaaagaaaaatcaacgAAATAGAAATTATTCTTAAGTTTCCAAGGTTTAGAGAAGCATAAAAGAGAACCAAAAATTGTGACATGTTACTCAGAAATGTGGCACAGAAGACGCAGAACATTCAACACATTCCAAGTGATAAATGAAGAATCAACATCTAACACATATCATTATAAGTCATCCAATATCTCCCTGATCTCAATAAAAAGTCCAAGCACCCCATTACTGCAGGGACAAATCTACAATTTTTCGCTCTTCCACAAAGAAATCTAAGCAGATACTGCTAACCCTGACTTAAATCTTCTCACTATtgccaataaataaaaaactaaccATTAAACTGATTGTATTTAAATCCTTCAAGCCAGTTGCTACGCTCAACGCAATAAAAGAAGCATTCAGGCTACTATATGAATCTATAACTATATTCAGCCAACAGAAGATTatatgaaagaaagaaaacttgTGTCTGGTGAAGGATGTTATGAAGAATACTAGTCCAAGGAATAAGAGTTCAAAGCCAATGCATCATTCTCTACGCCCATGACTCAAGGGAATATCAACACATTGTAAACAATTATACACTTCACCCTTTCCCAGGCgcttttttattataaaagacGCCACACATTGATGACTAATAGACCTCTGAACTTTTCAGTTTAAACCTCTGAACTTTCAgtttaaaatgaataaaatattATCAAAAAACTAGTCATCACATTTGATTCTTCTAAAATCTGTTAAGCTATACCTGTTATTGTTGACAGCAAGATTGAAGAGAGCCATGGCTCCACTTTCCTGAGCCAAAGAACTTGCTTCACGCAAAGCTGAGCTCAGAAAATGTAGAAGTGCTTCAACAAATCCATTAGCACCCATATACATTCTGGCTTCCTCATCATTCTTCAGCAAGAGCCTTATTTGCTCCACTACCTTGCACCTCTTCCTGAAGTCTTCCTCTTCATTCAAGGCGGTTAAAAGATCCTGATAACTTTCAAAAACATCAAGCTCAGACTCTTCCTCTAATGGAGACACATCTTCTGTTTCATTTCCAACATCCTCCTTTATAGTATGACTCTCCTCTAAAGGAACCACCTTGACACCCTTCAACTTGCAAGAGCCAATACTACCCATATATTTTGAATCAGTGGACTCAGACTCAAATGCAAGCCTCCAATAGTTGAGGTCCAGAGACTCTGGGGGACCATCTGGAACAGAAATTCCATTCTGTTCACACCAATTAGCAATGAGACCTTTTACACAATAATTGGGGGTTAAAGAAAGATGAGACAGCTTCTGTTGAGTCTTTGGGCATGTATTGTGCCCATCACTGAACCATTTCTCAATGCAAATCCTTTCATATGTCTGACCAGAAGCGATGATGACCGGATCATACATAAGTTGCAATGATATCGGACACCTCAATTCTTCAGGTGGAAGAGGCATCTGACCTGATTTCCGATTGTTTGGCTTGGAACTAAAAGAACTTTTGAAATTAAAAGAACTAAAATTTGACATTTGTCGATCAAATGCTTGACCATTGCCACCGGGCCCAGCATCCTCAATAGAACCCTGTACAGTGGGAGAACAAGGTGCAGAACCTTGTGAATCATTGTCATCTGAGATTTCACTTCTAAACAGCTTGGAATATTTTCGCATAAGATGTAATATATAAGCTACAATTGACTCTTTCCGCTTATCTTCCTCAGCACGGGCTCTTTGGATGATTTTCTTTAAAGCTCTTCTCTCAGTAAGAGCTGCCCTGGAAGAGGTAATACCAAGTTTGGTGGCAGCCTGATGAAAAGATTCCAGCTCATTATTGTCATTACAGTTGTCGAACTTTTTCCCTTGCTGGAGTAGCGCAATTATTTCATCACCGACTTGCTTCTCTAAGGGATCAAGTGACAACACAGTACCCTCAAGTTCACTAACAATGTCTTCAATCTGAAACAAGTTCAACAATAAACTGTGTTGAGAACACATCTAAGTGATGTACAGGAAACATCATGACCAAGGAGGCAAGGAATGCAATTTCCACCAACCAGGAAAAGATACTGCAAAAGGGCCTTGAAGGATAATTACCTGACAACCAATAGATTGTGGAACAATGTCTTCAACACGCCTAAGACTATCCATGAGAGCACATCTTGCCTTTTCAAATTTTGAGAGCACAGAATCCCCAGTTATAGCCTGAATGATAAAAACAATTTGGCCATTATACAAAGAACACAATTTACACACAACCTCACCACgaatgaaacaaatttaaacaccAAAAGAGAAATCTATTCCTCTATAGTAGAAGGGGGTAAATAATTGTTTAGTCGACATGTTGGAGTGGCAATAACTACATAAACTACAAATGCAATATTGAGGGAATACCTACCAAGTAAAGTTTACTACATTCTGCGCAATGCTGAAGAACATTCTTAGATTTTTCAAGTGCTACATGTAATGAACATAAAGCTTGGATACCAGACTTGCTCCTAGGTCGCGCTGCTTCcaaagaaggaaatattgacaTTATTTTGCAATAAATTCCAGAGAGTGCCTTGCACAACTCTCCATGCAACTGCAGAAGAAAACAAAGACAGTCAACCAATGATCTACGATGATAAACCATAAGACAAAATCTAAAGGTGATATTCAGAGGACCCATTGGTGGCAGTTATCCAAATAGAGATAACTTCAAAAATAATGCAAACATACAATTCTAGTTTGTTAGCAAATATAATTGTATTGATTGCTGCCCATATTTCATTCATACCTTGGCATCGCTGGCCGCAAATAAGCTTTCTTCAACCTCAGTAATATCCATGATTCAAACTCAGTTGAAAAACTATGGTGCAACTTTAAACATCTGCATTGTTAAAAAAGATAGTAAACCAGAATTAGCCAAGGCATAAAGGAAGCCTCACAATTAAACATCTAGAGCCTTAAAACAGAAATATAGACTAAATAGTTTGTGCACTGTTGGGTTTTCTTTGTAAACTGAGGATTaagcataaacaaaaataaGCACATGAATATAACATCCATGTTTCCAATGATTCCACTGAAAATCCAATCATAACATCATGCCCACTCATTCATTCCTTGGCATTGGAATACTTGTCAAATGAACCCGTATTCGAAACACTTattttctcggaaaccaaaCAGAGCATTCGAAAATCAACACACcccgggaaaaaaaaaagaatcaaataGCCAAATAAAAATTCACAGTTGGTTCAGACAATAAATCTTCCTCtgaagaacaaaaacaaaagaaaaacgaaTTGATTTGGACATTTCATCCAATGGCAAAAGACACAGAATCTCAGACACGAACGTCGATTAGTAAAAACACACAAATCTATTGGGACATTT
The nucleotide sequence above comes from Malus sylvestris chromosome 16, drMalSylv7.2, whole genome shotgun sequence. Encoded proteins:
- the LOC126608273 gene encoding geraniol 8-hydroxylase-like, giving the protein MEFLGASQVDHKLNGGGREVQRSEEKHNPDSPSVGAPRSLLSSRNLKLIPFGGGMRICPGLPLAMRMLNLMFGSLINSSDWKLEDEVIPETMNMEEKFGLTLQMAQPLRASDR
- the LOC126608264 gene encoding U-box domain-containing protein 6-like — protein: MDITEVEESLFAASDAKLHGELCKALSGIYCKIMSIFPSLEAARPRSKSGIQALCSLHVALEKSKNVLQHCAECSKLYLAITGDSVLSKFEKARCALMDSLRRVEDIVPQSIGCQIEDIVSELEGTVLSLDPLEKQVGDEIIALLQQGKKFDNCNDNNELESFHQAATKLGITSSRAALTERRALKKIIQRARAEEDKRKESIVAYILHLMRKYSKLFRSEISDDNDSQGSAPCSPTVQGSIEDAGPGGNGQAFDRQMSNFSSFNFKSSFSSKPNNRKSGQMPLPPEELRCPISLQLMYDPVIIASGQTYERICIEKWFSDGHNTCPKTQQKLSHLSLTPNYCVKGLIANWCEQNGISVPDGPPESLDLNYWRLAFESESTDSKYMGSIGSCKLKGVKVVPLEESHTIKEDVGNETEDVSPLEEESELDVFESYQDLLTALNEEEDFRKRCKVVEQIRLLLKNDEEARMYMGANGFVEALLHFLSSALREASSLAQESGAMALFNLAVNNNRNKETMLTSGVISLLEEMISNPSSQGPAAALYLNLSCLEEAKPIIGTSPAVSFLTQLLRADVETQCKLDALHALYNLSGVQSNIPKLISAGIISGLQSLLADSGDQMWTEKCIAVLINLGSSSSARDEMMSNSSLISALATILEAEQPIEQEQAVSCLYMLCNGSEKCSQMVLKEGVIPSLVSISVNGTSRGKEKAQKLLMLFREQRQRDQAPPEPEVHLSVENSDKPMSVPESKPLCKSFSRRKMSKPFRFLWKSKSYSVYQC